Proteins from a genomic interval of Candidatus Tumulicola sp.:
- a CDS encoding nitrilase-related carbon-nitrogen hydrolase → MPKTAKEVALALVQFAPKKGDVDDNLASVEKAFKRLAGDVEAFPDVVVFPETSLSGYFVEGGVRDVALPAKKVLARLQAAARRGVGKKLKNFDVVLGFYEDDGGVLYNSALYATLGPSPRLRHVHRKIFLPTYGVFDEERFVSRGRGVRAFDTPHGRAAILICEDAVHSLSTTIAALRGAQIIYIPSASPGRGLESFEPSNVRMWRDIIRVAASEHGVFIAYAGLVGFEGGKGFTGSSRVVGPFGDLRVEAPFDGAAILRARINLHDVAVARAALPALGDLESNLPELLASLDGRASRNGARKATARAKR, encoded by the coding sequence GTGCCGAAAACCGCAAAAGAAGTCGCGCTCGCACTCGTGCAATTCGCTCCGAAGAAGGGCGACGTCGACGACAATCTTGCAAGCGTCGAAAAGGCGTTTAAACGCCTTGCCGGCGACGTCGAGGCGTTTCCCGACGTCGTCGTTTTTCCCGAAACATCGCTCTCCGGCTACTTCGTCGAAGGCGGCGTGCGCGACGTCGCGCTGCCGGCCAAAAAAGTGCTCGCGCGGCTGCAGGCCGCGGCGCGCCGCGGCGTCGGGAAGAAGCTGAAGAACTTCGACGTCGTGCTCGGCTTCTATGAAGACGATGGCGGCGTGCTCTACAACAGCGCGCTCTACGCGACATTGGGCCCTAGCCCGCGTTTGCGCCACGTCCATCGCAAGATATTCCTGCCGACCTACGGTGTTTTCGACGAAGAGCGTTTCGTTTCGCGTGGCCGCGGCGTTCGCGCCTTCGACACACCGCACGGCAGAGCCGCGATCCTGATCTGCGAGGACGCCGTGCACTCGCTGTCGACCACCATCGCCGCGCTGCGCGGCGCGCAGATCATCTACATCCCTAGCGCATCGCCGGGCCGAGGTCTTGAATCTTTCGAACCGTCCAACGTCCGCATGTGGCGCGACATCATCCGAGTCGCAGCGTCGGAACACGGCGTCTTCATCGCGTATGCCGGCCTCGTCGGATTCGAAGGCGGCAAGGGCTTCACCGGTTCGTCGCGCGTGGTCGGACCGTTTGGCGACCTGCGCGTAGAGGCGCCCTTCGACGGCGCCGCCATCCTGCGCGCGCGCATCAATCTCCATGACGTCGCCGTTGCGCGCGCCGCGCTGCCGGCGCTCGGTGATCTCGAAAGCAATCTTCCCGAACTCTTGGCGTCGCTGGATGGAAGAGCGAGCCGAAACGGCGCGCGCAAGGCCACAGCGCGGGCCAAGCGATGA
- a CDS encoding CBASS oligonucleotide cyclase, translating to MSTILSPKIGHADIVAFAEERVNLKRDDVKEERAQVQRLRDRLADHIAANPEFDLVKMIGSGSLAKGTSLKTINDIDVAVYVKQGEAPTDESALLEWIAERLRDAYGKLVRPDQIQPGVHAVTISFYGTGLDVDVVPILYEGDEELYGYLITDTGDRVLTCIPRHLEFIRTRKKSWPKHFRQLIRLTKWWAKTQGEANRAFRCKSFMLELIVAKSFDDGLDGSDYPRALEQIFSCIVKGGLKEKIVFGDYYSPADVKTDGRPIQIYDPVNPVNNVAARYSDGERSAIVAAATAALEAITYASYATTKAIALGQWRKVFGPEFSA from the coding sequence ATGTCTACGATACTCTCTCCAAAAATTGGCCACGCTGACATTGTCGCGTTCGCGGAAGAGCGTGTAAACCTAAAACGCGACGACGTCAAGGAGGAACGCGCACAGGTACAGCGCTTGCGCGACCGACTCGCTGATCATATCGCGGCAAATCCTGAGTTTGATCTTGTCAAGATGATCGGGTCGGGCAGCCTTGCTAAAGGTACGTCGCTGAAAACGATCAACGACATCGACGTTGCAGTGTATGTTAAACAAGGCGAGGCGCCTACAGACGAGTCGGCCCTTCTCGAATGGATAGCCGAACGGTTGCGCGATGCCTACGGTAAGCTCGTGCGCCCGGATCAGATTCAGCCCGGTGTCCACGCCGTTACGATTTCGTTCTACGGCACTGGTCTCGACGTCGATGTTGTGCCTATTCTCTACGAAGGTGACGAAGAGCTGTACGGATACCTCATAACGGATACGGGCGATCGCGTACTGACGTGCATTCCTCGACATCTTGAGTTTATCCGGACGCGCAAGAAGTCATGGCCAAAGCACTTCAGACAACTGATTCGCCTCACCAAGTGGTGGGCGAAAACGCAAGGGGAAGCAAACCGGGCTTTTCGATGCAAGAGCTTCATGCTCGAGTTAATCGTCGCAAAAAGTTTCGACGACGGCCTGGACGGGTCAGACTATCCACGTGCGCTGGAACAAATCTTCTCCTGTATCGTCAAGGGCGGGCTCAAAGAGAAAATCGTCTTCGGCGACTACTACTCTCCGGCAGACGTGAAGACCGACGGCAGACCCATCCAAATTTACGACCCGGTTAACCCCGTGAACAACGTCGCTGCTCGGTATTCCGACGGGGAGCGCAGCGCAATCGTGGCGGCGGCCACGGCTGCCCTTGAAGCCATCACATATGCGAGCTACGCTACGACGAAGGCTATTGCGCTCGGACAGTGGCGGAAAGTTTTCGGACCGGAGTTCTCAGCATGA
- a CDS encoding SAVED domain-containing protein produces the protein MTDPRGRWFVSYKRENSDRVGTLASALHEHGIPTWLDTENLKSEPTDDATRAAIRHAETAGAILFATGLVASSDAIRLVEAPEILGRWRRDPSFGVVPVISGGLNYEDAGQVYGDSIADHDLSLWNIYKARDVKFSDLDARAVSQRILEARLSALHGYLPPNEPISIALYTRERPHATLGRSLSIDWSHCFDPRHCSALDWSDRLLPTLDNVAKAVRRQASGRTVIAEGLLGIPAAFALGACFSTTRGVRIYWRQGASDTADQLWGLDAPAVAATIQVKSESRTLGAKDLAVLVSVTGDVREDFARTVKAVPPLRCIVDVLLSPPSRRITGAEAAMIARATSDAVRDARTTYGATGKVHLFFSGPVGLAMMLGQLFNTFPQIATYEYGSDQDPPYRPAAIIINP, from the coding sequence ATGACGGATCCTCGAGGCCGGTGGTTCGTTAGCTACAAGCGCGAGAATAGTGATAGAGTCGGCACGCTAGCGTCAGCGCTTCATGAACATGGTATCCCTACTTGGCTTGACACCGAGAACCTCAAATCCGAACCAACTGATGATGCGACTAGGGCGGCAATCCGCCACGCCGAGACTGCCGGCGCAATATTATTCGCGACTGGACTTGTCGCAAGCTCAGACGCCATTCGACTCGTTGAAGCGCCGGAGATACTCGGGCGGTGGCGACGGGATCCAAGCTTCGGAGTGGTGCCGGTTATTTCAGGTGGCCTGAACTACGAGGATGCTGGTCAAGTATATGGGGACTCAATAGCCGATCATGACCTGTCCCTCTGGAACATCTACAAAGCACGTGATGTGAAGTTCTCCGACCTTGACGCTCGGGCTGTTAGTCAACGAATCTTAGAAGCGCGCCTCTCCGCTCTGCACGGCTATCTTCCTCCCAACGAGCCAATATCGATTGCGCTGTACACACGTGAGCGACCTCATGCTACTCTTGGGCGTTCGCTAAGCATAGACTGGTCCCACTGCTTCGACCCGCGTCACTGTTCAGCGCTTGATTGGAGTGATCGGTTGCTGCCAACGCTAGATAATGTGGCTAAGGCTGTGCGAAGGCAGGCGTCCGGACGCACGGTCATTGCCGAAGGGCTTCTAGGAATACCGGCAGCCTTTGCTCTTGGTGCTTGCTTCTCCACGACGCGCGGTGTTCGGATTTATTGGCGACAGGGAGCCTCGGATACCGCCGACCAATTGTGGGGCCTCGATGCCCCTGCCGTTGCTGCAACCATCCAGGTGAAATCGGAATCTCGTACTCTCGGTGCGAAGGACCTAGCCGTTCTGGTTTCAGTAACGGGAGATGTTCGAGAAGATTTTGCTCGCACGGTAAAGGCGGTGCCGCCACTGCGATGCATCGTGGATGTGCTCCTCAGTCCGCCGTCGCGCCGCATAACCGGAGCCGAGGCGGCGATGATCGCACGTGCGACATCTGACGCCGTGCGCGACGCACGAACTACGTATGGCGCAACCGGCAAGGTCCACCTCTTTTTTTCTGGTCCCGTCGGACTGGCGATGATGCTGGGCCAATTGTTCAACACATTTCCTCAAATCGCAACCTATGAATATGGTTCGGACCAAGACCCACCTTATAGGCCAGCCGCTATAATAATCAATCCGTGA
- a CDS encoding ATP-binding protein, protein MNGEVAVETLDVSSFPEMDAKRRYESLVGLEDHKSRLAKQIAVVFTPTYLHSWVKRFGNEKLAQIVRNRPPLFIFAGDVGCGKTELAETLGDAVARNLDIGVKLYRLALTTRGSGLVGEMTKLISTAFARVRTDAQSWRAANGDARVGAILFIDEADSLGESRETAEMHHEDRVGVNALIRGINDLARADPPVVVVMATNRPDSLDMGIVRRAADILIFDRPGDAHRRLVLNNALCPPLDVPDIDTLVRETGVVGNRPFGYTYSDLTQRLIPNIVIAALPNSRIDMPLVQRILEQTPPTKPFRSEAQPAR, encoded by the coding sequence ATGAACGGAGAAGTTGCGGTCGAAACGCTAGACGTTTCTTCCTTCCCTGAGATGGATGCGAAACGACGATATGAATCCCTTGTAGGGCTCGAAGATCACAAATCTCGTCTGGCCAAGCAAATCGCCGTCGTGTTCACGCCGACCTACTTACATTCATGGGTCAAACGGTTCGGAAACGAGAAACTAGCTCAGATCGTCAGGAACCGTCCACCCCTCTTCATCTTCGCCGGTGATGTTGGTTGCGGAAAAACGGAACTTGCGGAAACGCTTGGAGACGCCGTAGCGCGCAACCTGGATATTGGCGTCAAGCTCTACCGACTGGCCCTTACGACTAGAGGTAGCGGTTTGGTCGGAGAAATGACCAAGCTGATTTCAACCGCTTTCGCCCGGGTGCGCACTGACGCGCAATCGTGGCGGGCCGCCAACGGAGATGCACGCGTCGGAGCGATCCTCTTTATTGATGAGGCCGATTCGCTCGGTGAGAGCCGCGAGACTGCGGAAATGCACCATGAAGATCGGGTCGGCGTGAACGCGTTGATACGAGGGATTAATGATCTCGCACGTGCCGATCCACCTGTTGTTGTTGTCATGGCAACAAACCGCCCCGACTCCCTTGACATGGGGATTGTTCGACGTGCTGCTGACATCTTGATCTTCGATCGGCCTGGTGACGCTCATCGCCGACTAGTGCTGAACAATGCGCTCTGTCCTCCGCTTGACGTGCCGGACATTGATACGCTCGTGCGCGAGACTGGCGTTGTTGGGAATCGACCTTTCGGATACACATATTCCGATCTGACCCAGCGCTTAATCCCAAACATCGTTATCGCCGCATTGCCAAATAGTCGAATCGACATGCCGCTCGTGCAGCGTATTCTAGAACAAACACCGCCGACAAAGCCATTTCGGAGTGAAGCGCAACCTGCACGATGA